From the genome of Vicia villosa cultivar HV-30 ecotype Madison, WI linkage group LG2, Vvil1.0, whole genome shotgun sequence, one region includes:
- the LOC131651975 gene encoding DNA (cytosine-5)-methyltransferase CMT3-like, with the protein MGKTRSGSKRAQRSPTPELDEQDDTVLQQDNEIVSLLPSERKKLKSCSTNTEGAAFVGKPIPAEEARSKWPRRYSKKDGSEENDCLKAKFHYKEANVDGVNYKLNDTAYVKAEDDKPDYIARIVEFFESDDKELFFTAQWFYRAEDTVIKIHPELIDKKRVFISDVKDENPLDCIVRKVKIALITPDVDLAAKNKKMPACELYYDMKYTVPYLTFSSIVSDQTKIESDTSTISSESDSKSGANGCVAENSIANGGSIQDKHSEKTEWTLLDLYAGCGAMSTGLCFGASISGINLVTRWAVDINEHACESLKLNHPETHVRNEPAENFLSLLKEWAKLHEEFVLKASEKSDSNVDADEPEDMQDEAADDSSDSEEFEVERLLAVCYGDPNSDKKPGLYFKVQWKGYDSSYDTWEPIEGLRDCTDALKDFVTNGCKEKLLPLPGQADFICGGPPCQGISGFNRFRNDKEPLNDVKNKQLLVYMDIIDFLKPKYVLMENVVDLLKFSGGFLGRYAIGRLVAMNYQARMGMMAAGSYGLPQFRMRVFLWGALPNEKLPAYPLPTHDVVSRSVVPTEFEEITVAYPPEEKRQLAGAVLLKDAIEDLPAITNYENQDERSYGTKPRTDFQKYIRLKRSEMVNFSAHSQSAPSGMLFDHRPLQLNKDDYDRVCQVPKKKGANFRDLPGVLVKGNKVEWDPSVERVLLESGKPLVPDYAMTFVRGTSSKPFRRLWWDEIVNTVVTRAEPHNQAILHPEQDRVLSIRENARLQGFPDCYKLCGPIKERYMQVGNAVAVPVALGLGYTLGLAIQGLSDDKPLTTLPFKYPSSLALKTLAKVEDNDSS; encoded by the exons ATGGGAAAAACTCGCTCTGGTAGCAAACGCGCTCAGCGTTCACCAACACCGGAACTAGATGAACAAGACGACACCGTTTTGCAACAAGATAACGAAATCGTTTCGCTTCTTCCTTCCGAACGGAAGAAGCTTAAGTCGTGCTCTACTAACACTGAGGGTGCCGCGTTTGTTGGAAAACCTATTCCTGCAGAGGAAGCCAGATCTAAATGGCCGAGACGTTACTCAAAGAAAga TGGATCTGAAGAGAATGATTGTTTGAAAGCGAAGTTTCATTATAAAGAGGCAAATGTGGATGGTGTTAATTATAAGCTCAATGACACTGCCTATGTCaag GCTGAAGATGATAAACCTGATTATATTGCGAGGATTGTTGAGTTCTTTGAATCTGATGACAAAGAACTATTTTTTACTGCTCAATGGTTTTACAGAGCAGAAGATACT GTTATTAAGATTCATCCTGAGCTTATTGACAAGAAGAGAGTCTTTATATCTGATGTTAAAGATGAAAATCCTCTTGATTGTATTGTGAGAAAAGTGAAAATTGCCCTGATTACTCCTGAT GTAGATTTGGCTGCAAAGAATAAGAAAATGCCTGCTTGTGAGCTGTATTATGACATGAAGTACACTGTTCCGTATTTAACATTCTCTAGCATTGTCAGTG ACCAAACCAAAATAGAAAGTGATACCTCTACTATTTCAAGTGAATCCGATTCTAAATCTGGGGCTAATGGGTGCGTTGCTGAGAATAGTATTGCCAATGGAGGCTCAATTCAAGATAAACATTCTGAAAAGACAGAGTGGACCTTATTAGATTTGTATGCCGGATGTGGAGCCATGTCCACTGGTCTTTGCTTTGGAGCTTCTATATCTGGCATAAATCTTGTGACG AGGTGGGCTGTTGAcataaatgaacatgcatgtgAAAGTTTGAAGCTAAATCACCCAGAAACACAT GTGAGGAATGAGCCCGCAGAAAACTTTTTAAGTCTACTGAAAGAGTGGGCTAAGCTCCATGAAGAGTTTGTATTGAAGGCATCAGAGAAGTCAGATTCTAATGTTGATGCTGATGAACCTGAAGACATGCAAGATGAAGCTGCTGATGACTCATCTGACTCTGAGGAGTTTGAGGTAGAAAGACTGCTTGCTGTTTGCTATGGGGATCCCAACTCTGATAAGAAACCAGGACTTTACTTTAAA GTGCAATGGAAGGGTTATGATTCCAGTTACGATACATGGGAACCAATAGAGGGCTTGAG AGACTGTACAGATGCCTTGAAAGATTTTGTAACAAATGGGTGTAAAGAAAAATTATTACCTCTTCCT GGTCAAGCTGATTTTATTTGTGGAGGACCACCTTGCCAAGGAATTAGTGGTTTCAATCGATTCCGTAATGATAAAGAGCCATTGAATGATGTTAAAAACAAGCAGTTGCTTGTTTATATGGACATAATTGATTTCTTGAAGCCAAAATATGTACTGATGGAGAATGTTGTTGACCTTTTGAAGTTTTCTGGTGGGTTTTTGGGCCGTTATGCCATAGGGCGTCTTGTGGCCATGAATTATCAAGCTAGAATGGGAATGATGGCTGCAGGTTCATATGGCCTTCCTCAATTCAGAATGCGTGTTTTTCTTTGGGGAGCTCTTCCTAATGAA AAACTGCCTGCTTATCCCTTACCAACTCATGATGTGGTGTCAAGATCGGTCGTGCCCACTGAGTTTGAA GAAATTACAGTTGCATATCCCCCCGAAGAAAAGCGTCAGCTGGCTGGTGCGGTTTTGCTTAAAGATGCTATAGAAGATCTTCCCGCA ATTACAAATTATGAGAACCAGGATGAAAGGAGCTATGGCACTAAACCTCGTACTGACTTTCAAAAGTATATCAGATTAAAGAGAAGTG AGATGGTGAATTTTTCGGCTCACTCTCAAAGTGCACCAAGTGGAATGCTGTTTGATCACCGTCCTCTCCAGTTAAACAAAGATGACTATGACAGAGTTTGCCAAGTTCCAAAGAAGAAG GGAGCAAACTTTAGAGACTTACCTGGAGTTCTTGTTAAAGGCAACAAGGTTGAATGGGATCCTTCAGTTGAGCGAGTATTGCTTGAATCTGGCAAGCCATtg GTTCCTGATTATGCGATGACATTCGTCCGTGGGACCTCTTCAAA ACCATTTCGTCGATTGTGGTGGGATGAAATTGTTAATACAGTTGTAACAAGGGCAGAACCTCACAACCAG GCCATTCTCCACCCTGAACAAGACAGAGTTCTTAGTATCCGAGAGAATGCAAGGCTACAGGGATTCCCGGACTGCTATAAACTTTGCGGCCCTATCAAAGAGAG GTATATGCAAGTTGGAAATGCAGTGGCTGTTCCGGTGGCTCTAGGCCTTGGATACACATTAGGTTTAGCTATCCAAGGACTCTCTGATGATAAGCCCTTGACAACTCTACCATTCAAGTACCCAAGTTCTCTTGCTCTTAAAACCTTAGCTAAGGTTGAGGATAATGATTCAAGTTGA